CCAACAACAAAAAGCCGTATACCAAAGATTCTTCTTCGTAATAAAATGTAACAAACATTGAAATGCCTTAAGCAGCAACTTTTTAAGAAGCTAAAACCTCCCAGaaggattttaaaaaacaactGCAGAGAGGAAATGACGTCAAGGGAATATGATCAACAAACCTGTCTGAACCACGAGAACAGATGAGGGTAGTTTCATCGGGAATCTCGCCTCCACCAACCTGAACATAGAgaagataatataaaactgaaactaaTAATGAACACTGGGACTTGTGCATCAACATCATACCATCCATCTATGAAAATGAACTCTTTCAGCCTCAAGGCATAGAGTCTTCCACTTAATTGAAACTAAGGACACTAATAAGCCAGCCCCTAATCCACACTGAGGTGTACTGTTCTATGGTGCGCCTCGGTACAATCCTGATAAAATCACTATCATATCTAATTCTGCAACTCCATCTGCTCATCCTAATTCCTACACCAAGCTCTACTTTTAATAGCTTCATTACAGCTTACCCTCTATCCATGTATTGCCCAATATGAGAAGAGGAACATTACCGAGAGGCAGGTGGCAAATGCATGCAAGACTTTGAAGTCGAACTGAATTCTTTTTCGAGTTCTCACCATGGTCAAGGAATTTTAGTTATCAAATTCTAattctttaacattcattagAAGTGTCTCAATTACAAACAGCTCCTGCATAGTTTCCATATGTGAGATATAAGTAACTGTGTGCATGCATaagttttctttcatttctaTTTTGGTACCTAAATGTAGCATTGTTCTCTTCCATGCATATTGATCTCAGATGCCGAGAGCTATCGCATGGAATGGATCTCCATCCTCTCATGAGAATAGATATGTGACTATACATACGTTCAcatattttttggatattaaacATCTACTATACAGATGTTGGTAtaatttaatagtatagatgaaCTCAGATAAAATCCTAATTTTTGTGAAGAAACATGTGAAAGTAGACCAATTCACATTGGCATTTCTAGAGAAAGTTATGGAAAAACGAAAGAGATATAACATGGAAATGCAAAAATCTCCATGAATATCAAGAAATTACACTAGACATATATAATCCTTCAAAAACATACCAGGCAAAGAGGCTTTTTAATCTGAATATTAGAAACGTGATGATTCCCACCGGCTCCAATTAAAATGGTATCGCCGGGTCTAGAGGTGAAAATTTGGTCAGGTTTTAAGACCCTTCTACGAATAATGAAGAACTGTTACAGAGCATAATAAGGTAAATATCACAAACCTTGCCGCAGATACCGCTGACTCAATGTTGCGGAAAACTCCAGGCTGAGTTAAATCCTTAACAAAACGGTCAACACGGAGCCACAAGCGAGGATGACACGCCAGATATCGCCATCTGTGGCAAACGAGTGCTGTGTTATACCTATCTGCACACTCAGAAGAGATACACAAACTGCACTGAAATAGACTGTAATACGCAACAAATTCCCAAGTCAAtcatgcaaacaaaaaaaatgaaatctttgaagcttcacacaacacaacacagatcaaaacagagcaattcAATACAACGATAAAAGCTTTCTTACTAATAGTGTAACATTATTATAGAGCTGTTGTATCACACCCAAATCAAGAGGAACGGatcattctttaaaaaaaaaagtatatattaaatcTTCGAAGCTTCACACAACACAATACAGatcaaaacatagcaattcaatacaaagacaaaaagctttCTTACAAATAGTGTTACATTACTACAGAACTGTTGTATCAGAGACCAAGTCAAGATGAACAGAGCATTTGTTATAGAAATTGAGTGAGATTATACCACGGATTGGATTCAATTATGATCTGATTAGTATCTCCAAAGTCTAAAAGTTGTTAATTTGGCCATAATTGGTGAAATTGTAATTGAGATCAAATGGGGAGAAACATcacaaacaacatcaacaaaGAAACGATTCAGAGCAGAATTGAACACAGAAGTGCAAAAGTATCAGAAACCCCAATTCATAGATGcgaaaaaagaaaccaaatttacCAGGAATTGGAGCTAGGAAGCTGAGGATATGCATAAGGCAACCATCGTCAAGATTGTTAAGAGACGTGAGGGAATCATCAGATTTCATTCGTCTCTTCATCCTCGGTTGAGCTATTCTCTTGGGAGGCCTCTCCTTGTTGAGCTTTGTTGAGATCTCATGAATCTCCATGGCCGCTTTACGAAGAAGCACGAGCCCTTTGTCGTCGCCGTAGTTTGGTAATTGTTCGTTAATATCAGCCGACTCAATTACCAAACTGACGTCATCTCGACattgtttataactttatatgtCCGGTccaattaaaaacataactaTTTTAGAACTTATGACTTCGGTTAagattgttttgctttttttttgttcattaatgtttttgtaattaaaaaaagaaaaatatatatatatgcaaaattataaaaaaaaattactttctcaaagtttttatttatgatttttgtggagttttcttaaaagtaaaattgagaaaaaatagagaaatcgtAACCGTTGGTTGTTTAATGCAATGGACTGTCCAGATGTATTTTGATGAggccaataaaaaaaataggaaaggCCCAAAGCACACTCTCTCTTGTGAGTTGTGTGACAAGACAAATTCATACAAACCTCTCTCTCTGCCCAGTCTCTTCTTCTAATTAAAGTCTAAACTGCAAAATTCTCTCGAATCGACAGACGAAAAATGGAGGTGAAAATGGCCGAAGAAGGGTG
The sequence above is drawn from the Camelina sativa cultivar DH55 chromosome 4, Cs, whole genome shotgun sequence genome and encodes:
- the LOC104781313 gene encoding F-box protein SKIP5 isoform X2, producing MEIHEISTKLNKERPPKRIAQPRMKRRMKSDDSLTSLNNLDDGCLMHILSFLAPIPDRYNTALVCHRWRYLACHPRLWLRVDRFVKDLTQPGVFRNIESAVSAARPGDTILIGAGGNHHVSNIQIKKPLCLELFVIETLLMNVKELEFDN
- the LOC104781313 gene encoding F-box protein SKIP5 isoform X1; its protein translation is MEIHEISTKLNKERPPKRIAQPRMKRRMKSDDSLTSLNNLDDGCLMHILSFLAPIPDRYNTALVCHRWRYLACHPRLWLRVDRFVKDLTQPGVFRNIESAVSAARPGDTILIGAGGNHHVSNIQIKKPLCLVGGGEIPDETTLICSRGSDSALELLSTCKLANLTVKAELGCCLLHRSGRLTIDGCVLQCETNPLDHLSYPIVSTAGDEDILGHVEVDETVVEKIRGNSVTVLQTRIEGGAKAVSTSGDLVLQRVRVMYSKAYLYFWFDVDYE